A section of the Polyangium spumosum genome encodes:
- a CDS encoding efflux RND transporter permease subunit, producing MNLSAIAIKRPVFTVMVAVALLVLGVVGYKRLGTDLFPDVSFPVASVTIIYPGASPAEMETQVSKPIEDAVVSLNGIDRVRTFSREGVSTTVVIFKLDVDIQEAAQLVRERVAQARYKLPKDIEEPVISRLDTGAVPVLIYTLRGQRSLSQIRNFADDVIRPSLEQVDGVAAVNIRGGAEREVKVFLDRARIDALGVQPAQIVAAIRGANLTVPAGRYEQGTREISVRAMGELEAVDTLRDLVVAMSPGGSSVRLRDVADVQDGFEDLRTRIRVNGEEAVAFEVVKQSGRNTVEICKGVRDRLSELEKQFPEDLKTSLIMDQSTFIEENAHEVQIAIWFGGAMAILIILIFMLDLRSTLISAVALPTSVVATFFLMYVLGFTLNMMTLLGLSLAIGLLIDDAVVVRENIFKHLERGEPPMEAALNGTKEIALSVLATTLTIVAVFVPVAFMGGIVGQFFRQFGLTVSGAVLVSLFVAFTLDPMLSSRFSKSLEHGAKDPFAWLKRPFEWVFRAMDDSYRGLLGWVVKHKLVVGLLAFGTLIGSGFLMGLMGSDFVNAEDRGEMMVEVELPAGTSLDELGAQSREAEKKLLAHPQIKTLYVTLGPSGEVNKAHYRILTTKKHERTIPLEAIKDDVRAIAKGVPGANVVITEPEFVEGAGVQAPIMINVRGESYDEIRQLADQVAGVLRTTAGVTDVQVKFSPGKPEMRVKVDRQRAADQGISVAQVAMTLRTAIEGEEASKLRQGKDEVPIRVQMREEDRASPAELARLTLWSPRGAVALADVARLEMGEGPQVIEREDRQRQISVWATPRGRSLGEIVGELMPRIDAIQKPKGTSLAYDGQIEQMNDTNSSMGTALLLAVIFIYLVLASQFESFIHPLTIMMTLPLALVGAILGLFLMDTSMAMGAMIGIILLMGLVTKNAILLVDRAIVRVRENGETPLEAILEAGPERLRPILMTSAAMVLGMLPTAISNGEGSEFRAPMAIAVIGGVISSTLLSLVVIPALYLAIENVKAWLRARGIVKAEAEAAPAAE from the coding sequence ATGAACCTCTCGGCGATCGCCATCAAGCGCCCCGTCTTCACGGTGATGGTCGCGGTGGCGCTGCTCGTGCTCGGCGTCGTGGGCTACAAGAGGCTCGGCACCGATCTCTTCCCGGACGTCTCATTCCCCGTCGCCAGCGTGACGATCATCTACCCGGGCGCGAGCCCGGCGGAGATGGAGACGCAGGTCTCGAAGCCCATCGAGGACGCGGTCGTCTCGCTGAACGGCATCGACCGCGTGCGCACGTTCTCGCGCGAGGGCGTGTCGACCACGGTCGTGATCTTCAAGCTCGACGTGGACATCCAGGAGGCCGCGCAGCTCGTGCGCGAGCGCGTGGCGCAGGCGCGCTACAAGTTACCCAAGGACATCGAGGAGCCCGTGATCTCGCGCCTCGACACGGGCGCGGTGCCGGTCCTGATCTACACGCTGCGCGGGCAACGCTCGCTCAGCCAGATCCGCAATTTCGCCGATGACGTGATCCGGCCCTCGCTCGAGCAGGTCGACGGCGTGGCGGCGGTGAACATCCGCGGCGGGGCCGAGCGCGAGGTGAAGGTGTTCCTCGATCGGGCGCGGATCGACGCGCTCGGCGTGCAGCCCGCGCAGATCGTGGCGGCGATCCGGGGCGCGAACCTGACGGTGCCCGCGGGGCGCTACGAGCAGGGGACGCGCGAGATCAGCGTGCGCGCGATGGGCGAGCTCGAGGCGGTGGACACGCTGCGCGACCTCGTGGTGGCGATGTCGCCGGGCGGCTCGTCGGTGCGTCTGCGCGACGTGGCCGACGTGCAGGACGGCTTCGAGGACCTGCGGACGCGTATCCGCGTGAACGGCGAGGAGGCCGTGGCGTTCGAGGTCGTCAAGCAGAGCGGCCGCAACACGGTCGAGATCTGCAAGGGCGTGCGGGACCGGCTCTCGGAGCTCGAGAAGCAGTTCCCCGAGGACCTGAAGACGTCGCTGATCATGGATCAATCGACGTTCATCGAGGAGAACGCGCACGAGGTGCAGATCGCCATCTGGTTCGGCGGGGCGATGGCGATCCTGATCATCCTGATCTTCATGCTCGATCTACGATCGACGTTGATCAGCGCGGTCGCGCTCCCGACGAGCGTCGTGGCCACGTTCTTCCTGATGTACGTGCTCGGCTTCACGCTGAACATGATGACGCTGCTCGGCCTCTCCCTGGCCATCGGCCTGCTCATCGACGACGCGGTCGTGGTGCGCGAGAACATCTTCAAGCACCTGGAGCGCGGCGAGCCACCCATGGAGGCCGCGCTGAACGGGACGAAGGAGATCGCGCTCAGCGTGCTCGCGACGACGCTGACGATCGTGGCGGTCTTCGTGCCCGTGGCGTTCATGGGCGGGATCGTGGGGCAGTTCTTCCGTCAGTTCGGGCTCACGGTCTCGGGCGCGGTGCTCGTGTCGCTCTTCGTGGCGTTCACGCTCGATCCGATGCTGTCGTCGCGGTTCTCGAAATCGCTCGAGCACGGGGCGAAGGATCCGTTCGCCTGGCTGAAGCGACCCTTCGAATGGGTCTTCCGCGCGATGGATGATTCGTACCGCGGGCTGCTCGGCTGGGTCGTGAAGCACAAGCTCGTGGTCGGGCTGCTCGCGTTCGGCACGCTGATCGGCTCCGGGTTCCTCATGGGGCTCATGGGCTCGGACTTCGTCAACGCGGAGGATCGCGGCGAGATGATGGTCGAGGTCGAGCTGCCCGCGGGGACGTCGCTCGACGAGCTCGGCGCGCAATCACGCGAGGCCGAGAAGAAGCTGCTCGCGCACCCGCAGATCAAGACGCTCTACGTGACGCTCGGGCCGAGCGGCGAGGTGAACAAGGCGCATTACCGCATCCTGACGACGAAGAAGCACGAGCGGACGATCCCGCTCGAGGCGATCAAGGACGACGTGCGCGCGATCGCGAAGGGCGTGCCCGGGGCGAACGTGGTCATCACCGAGCCCGAATTCGTCGAAGGCGCGGGCGTGCAGGCGCCGATCATGATCAACGTGCGGGGCGAGTCGTACGACGAGATCCGCCAGCTCGCCGATCAGGTGGCGGGCGTGCTCAGGACCACGGCGGGCGTGACCGACGTGCAGGTGAAGTTCTCGCCGGGCAAGCCCGAGATGCGGGTGAAGGTGGACCGGCAACGCGCGGCCGATCAGGGCATCAGCGTGGCGCAGGTGGCGATGACGCTGCGCACGGCGATCGAGGGCGAGGAGGCGAGCAAGCTCCGGCAAGGCAAGGACGAGGTGCCGATCCGGGTGCAGATGCGCGAGGAGGATCGGGCCTCGCCGGCGGAGCTCGCGCGGCTGACGTTGTGGTCGCCGCGGGGCGCGGTCGCGCTCGCGGACGTCGCGCGGCTCGAAATGGGCGAGGGCCCGCAGGTGATCGAGCGTGAGGATCGGCAGCGGCAGATCTCCGTGTGGGCGACGCCGCGAGGCCGCTCGCTCGGCGAGATCGTCGGCGAGCTCATGCCGCGGATCGACGCGATCCAGAAGCCGAAAGGCACGTCGCTCGCTTATGACGGGCAGATCGAGCAGATGAACGACACGAACTCGTCGATGGGGACGGCGCTGCTCCTCGCGGTGATCTTCATCTATCTCGTGCTCGCGTCGCAGTTCGAGAGCTTCATCCACCCGCTGACGATCATGATGACGCTGCCGCTCGCGCTCGTCGGCGCGATCCTGGGGCTCTTCCTCATGGATACGTCGATGGCGATGGGCGCGATGATCGGGATCATCCTGCTCATGGGGCTCGTCACGAAGAACGCGATCTTGCTCGTCGACCGGGCGATCGTGCGGGTGCGCGAGAACGGCGAGACGCCGCTCGAGGCCATCCTGGAGGCCGGCCCCGAGCGGCTCCGTCCGATCCTCATGACGAGCGCGGCGATGGTGCTCGGCATGTTGCCGACGGCCATCTCGAACGGCGAAGGCAGCGAGTTCCGCGCGCCGATGGCCATCGCGGTCATCGGGGGCGTGATCAGCTCGACGCTCCTGTCGCTGGTGGTGATCCCCGCGCTGTATCTCGCCATCGAGAACGTGAAGGCGTGGCTGCGGGCGCGCGGCATCGTGAAAGCCGAAGCCGAGGCCGCGCCGGCCGCCGAGTGA
- a CDS encoding pyridoxamine 5'-phosphate oxidase family protein, with translation MVGKLSPDEIERVLANEMIAHLGCHAGGRTYVVPITYAYEDSYIYGHTSEGLKLAMMRENPEVCVEVEKIEGPANWRSVIAWGTFEELTGPDAAHALQVLLERYFTRQANSTPRGPLGPHRQGAVHPDAHLYRIHLTEKTGRFEDGERKRPRPTLVR, from the coding sequence ATGGTCGGCAAGCTCAGCCCAGACGAGATCGAACGGGTCCTCGCGAACGAGATGATCGCCCACCTCGGCTGCCATGCGGGCGGGCGGACGTACGTCGTCCCGATCACGTACGCCTACGAAGACAGCTACATCTACGGGCACACGAGCGAGGGCCTGAAGCTCGCGATGATGCGCGAGAACCCCGAGGTGTGCGTGGAGGTCGAGAAGATCGAGGGGCCCGCGAACTGGCGGAGCGTGATCGCGTGGGGCACGTTCGAGGAGCTCACCGGGCCGGACGCCGCGCATGCGCTGCAGGTGCTCCTCGAGCGTTACTTCACGCGGCAAGCGAACTCGACGCCCCGCGGCCCGCTCGGCCCGCATCGCCAGGGCGCGGTTCATCCGGACGCACACCTCTATCGTATCCACCTCACCGAAAAGACCGGGCGGTTCGAGGACGGCGAACGAAAACGGCCTCGACCCACGCTGGTCCGTTAA
- a CDS encoding Ig-like domain-containing protein: protein MRRTTKLTLMAFALLSTGTGCELVAKVDRSQIDQGGTGTGASGGMGGMGPGSGGMGGTGGMGGTGGMGGDGGMGGAGGMGGAGGMGGVGGMGGAGGMGGAGGMGGAGGMGGAGGGPQCTTPAECPPTGNECVTATCDAGVCGTTFVSAGTPLADQQAGDCQVEQCDGAGNVTTVDDDNDLPDDNNECTADACTDGVPSNTNLVAGAACGAGMTLVCDGMGACVGCAQPTDCPGPDTVCRTRTCVASMCGLDFAPEGTDAGDPTDGDCKRDSCDGNGNIVEAEDATDLPADDNNACTVAACDPTNGPVQVPVPVDDNNVCTTDTCDPMSGVSNTPVNIDDNNVCTTDACDPVMGVSNTPIPIDDGNACTADACDPVTGVSNTPLPAGTDCGNGNQCDGMGQCVGCVDAMDCPGQVTECGAPVCNMGVCGMAYTPSGTPLATQMPGDCTASVCDGMGGTTTAADDADVPNDGNECTLDLCDNGTPSNPPQPAGAACNQNGGTQCDGMGMCVAGAAPTVVGTTPADGALDVAVGSTIAVTFSEAMNPATLTATTETGACIGSIQISTDDFASCLGFAAAAPTMGMGDTVATLVPAPALSYFTAYKIRVTTAAQNASGTPLAAEYTSVDGFLTAQPDLTTCTGSVVISQVYGGGGNSGATFTHDFVELHNRGATTVDITGWSLQYTSATGTTWSNNNLALNGTIPAGGYFLVQLTSGGATGSPLPTADQTGNINMSGTNGKLALVSDTTPLSGTCPLGGAVVDFIGFGPTVNCSETAPTPVLSNSLAAHRNDAGCTDTGNNSLDFTVATPAPRNASTTALMCSCATIGAVNESDDALEMDFCNVQFPLSATVQAGQASPIIYGRVYESGFTEAAGASADIVAELGFGEATINPTTQSGYTFVPATFNTQSGNDDEYQATFTAPATPGSYRYVYRFSRDAGSTWTYCDLDGAGANGGLSFEVTELPVLSVIP from the coding sequence ATGCGCAGGACCACGAAGCTGACCTTGATGGCATTCGCCCTCCTTTCCACCGGCACGGGTTGTGAGCTCGTGGCCAAGGTGGATCGGAGCCAAATCGACCAGGGTGGCACCGGGACCGGGGCCAGCGGCGGCATGGGTGGCATGGGCCCGGGTTCGGGCGGCATGGGCGGCACCGGCGGCATGGGCGGCACCGGCGGCATGGGCGGGGATGGTGGAATGGGCGGCGCCGGGGGTATGGGCGGCGCCGGCGGAATGGGCGGCGTCGGGGGTATGGGCGGCGCCGGGGGTATGGGCGGCGCCGGGGGTATGGGCGGCGCGGGCGGAATGGGCGGCGCTGGTGGCGGCCCGCAGTGTACCACGCCCGCAGAATGCCCTCCCACGGGCAACGAATGCGTGACCGCGACCTGCGACGCGGGCGTATGCGGAACGACGTTCGTGAGCGCCGGGACGCCCCTCGCGGATCAGCAAGCCGGTGATTGCCAGGTCGAGCAATGCGACGGCGCCGGGAACGTGACGACGGTCGACGACGATAACGACCTGCCGGACGACAACAACGAGTGCACGGCGGACGCCTGCACGGACGGCGTCCCCTCGAATACGAACCTGGTGGCCGGCGCGGCGTGTGGCGCCGGCATGACCCTGGTCTGTGATGGCATGGGCGCGTGTGTTGGTTGCGCGCAGCCGACCGATTGCCCAGGTCCGGATACGGTCTGCCGGACCCGCACCTGCGTGGCCAGCATGTGCGGCCTCGATTTTGCGCCCGAGGGCACCGACGCGGGGGATCCGACGGACGGCGATTGCAAGCGGGATAGCTGCGACGGCAATGGCAACATCGTGGAGGCGGAGGACGCCACGGATCTGCCGGCCGACGACAACAACGCGTGCACCGTGGCGGCGTGTGATCCGACGAACGGGCCCGTGCAGGTCCCGGTCCCCGTCGACGACAACAACGTTTGCACGACGGATACGTGCGACCCGATGAGCGGCGTCTCGAACACGCCCGTCAACATCGACGACAACAACGTTTGCACGACGGACGCGTGTGATCCGGTGATGGGTGTCTCGAACACGCCCATCCCCATCGACGACGGCAACGCTTGCACGGCCGACGCCTGTGATCCGGTGACCGGCGTCTCGAATACGCCGCTGCCCGCGGGCACGGATTGCGGCAATGGCAACCAGTGCGACGGCATGGGCCAGTGTGTCGGCTGCGTCGACGCCATGGATTGCCCCGGCCAGGTCACCGAGTGCGGCGCGCCGGTCTGCAACATGGGCGTCTGCGGCATGGCGTACACGCCTTCGGGCACGCCGCTCGCGACGCAGATGCCCGGCGATTGCACGGCGTCCGTGTGTGACGGCATGGGCGGCACGACGACGGCGGCGGACGACGCCGACGTGCCGAATGACGGCAACGAGTGCACGCTCGACCTCTGCGACAACGGCACCCCGTCGAACCCGCCCCAGCCTGCGGGCGCGGCGTGCAACCAGAATGGTGGCACGCAATGTGACGGCATGGGGATGTGTGTCGCGGGGGCGGCGCCGACGGTCGTGGGCACGACGCCCGCCGACGGCGCGCTCGACGTCGCGGTGGGCTCGACGATCGCCGTCACGTTCAGCGAAGCGATGAACCCGGCCACGCTCACCGCGACGACGGAGACCGGGGCCTGCATCGGGTCGATCCAGATCTCGACGGACGATTTCGCGTCGTGCCTCGGGTTCGCGGCGGCCGCGCCGACGATGGGCATGGGCGACACCGTCGCGACGCTCGTGCCGGCGCCGGCCCTGTCGTATTTCACGGCGTACAAGATCCGCGTGACGACGGCGGCGCAGAATGCGTCGGGCACGCCGCTCGCCGCGGAGTACACGTCGGTGGACGGGTTCTTGACGGCGCAGCCGGACCTGACCACGTGCACGGGCTCGGTCGTGATCAGCCAGGTGTATGGCGGCGGTGGGAACAGCGGAGCGACGTTCACCCACGATTTCGTCGAGCTGCACAACCGCGGCGCGACGACCGTGGACATCACCGGGTGGAGCTTGCAATACACGAGCGCGACCGGCACCACCTGGAGCAACAACAACTTGGCGCTGAACGGGACGATCCCGGCAGGCGGCTATTTCCTGGTTCAGCTGACCTCTGGCGGAGCCACGGGCTCGCCGCTGCCCACCGCGGATCAGACGGGCAACATCAACATGTCCGGCACGAACGGCAAGCTGGCGCTCGTGAGCGATACGACCCCGCTTTCGGGGACGTGCCCGCTCGGAGGGGCTGTCGTGGACTTCATCGGATTCGGTCCGACCGTGAACTGCTCGGAGACCGCCCCGACCCCGGTCCTGTCGAACAGCCTCGCGGCGCACCGCAATGACGCAGGCTGCACGGACACCGGCAACAACTCGCTCGACTTCACCGTCGCGACGCCTGCGCCCCGCAACGCCTCGACGACTGCGCTCATGTGTAGCTGCGCCACGATCGGAGCAGTGAACGAATCGGACGACGCGCTGGAAATGGATTTCTGCAACGTCCAGTTCCCGCTGAGCGCCACCGTGCAGGCCGGCCAGGCGAGCCCGATCATCTACGGCCGCGTCTACGAGTCCGGCTTCACGGAGGCGGCCGGCGCGAGCGCCGACATCGTGGCCGAGCTCGGGTTTGGCGAGGCGACCATCAATCCGACCACCCAGAGCGGGTACACGTTCGTCCCGGCGACGTTCAACACCCAGTCCGGCAACGACGACGAGTACCAGGCCACGTTCACGGCCCCCGCGACGCCCGGCTCGTACCGGTACGTCTATCGCTTCAGCCGCGACGCCGGGTCGACCTGGACCTATTGCGACCTCGACGGCGCCGGCGCGAACGGCGGCCTCTCCTTCGAGGTCACCGAGCTCCCGGTCCTCAGCGTCATCCCCTGA
- a CDS encoding formylglycine-generating enzyme family protein yields the protein MRRDILRRTLLLGFAALPVAVVASHATAGCGSDPPDVIGQTTASGGAGGAGGNGGGGAGSVASGTGGMGGMGGAASSSSSGMFIDDAGPKACPSVPNTPPMVAVPGWDGDAYCIDATEVTNAHYVAWLESAPDVASQVPYCASNLSFAPSAGMPPKDDYPVGNVDWCDAFAYCKAVGKRLCGRIGGGPAPYYAHDDPTRNQWFGACSHGGAQGYPYGQAYDANACNVKDAAYGAVLPVGTLASCEGGFPGIVDMSGNVWEWEDACIPSDGGADICRRRGGSFSSTAENVDCDISSSRPRNAAEANTGFRCCAD from the coding sequence ATGCGCCGAGACATTCTACGCCGTACCCTCCTCCTGGGCTTCGCCGCCCTGCCCGTCGCCGTCGTCGCGAGCCACGCGACCGCCGGTTGTGGCTCCGATCCGCCCGACGTCATTGGACAAACCACCGCGTCCGGAGGCGCGGGCGGCGCGGGGGGGAACGGGGGCGGCGGCGCGGGCTCGGTCGCCTCGGGCACGGGCGGCATGGGCGGCATGGGAGGCGCCGCCAGCTCGAGCAGCAGCGGGATGTTCATCGACGACGCGGGCCCGAAGGCCTGCCCCTCGGTCCCGAACACGCCGCCCATGGTCGCCGTGCCGGGCTGGGACGGAGACGCGTATTGCATCGACGCCACCGAGGTGACGAACGCGCACTACGTCGCCTGGCTCGAGAGCGCGCCGGACGTCGCGAGCCAGGTCCCCTATTGCGCGTCGAACCTCTCCTTCGCGCCCTCCGCAGGGATGCCGCCGAAGGACGATTACCCCGTCGGCAACGTCGACTGGTGCGACGCGTTCGCCTATTGCAAGGCCGTGGGCAAGCGGCTCTGCGGCCGCATCGGCGGCGGCCCGGCGCCGTATTATGCGCACGACGATCCCACGCGGAACCAGTGGTTCGGCGCTTGCAGCCACGGCGGCGCGCAAGGGTATCCTTATGGCCAGGCGTACGACGCGAACGCCTGCAACGTGAAGGACGCGGCCTACGGCGCCGTCTTGCCCGTGGGCACGCTCGCGAGCTGCGAGGGCGGCTTCCCCGGGATCGTCGACATGAGCGGGAACGTGTGGGAATGGGAGGACGCTTGTATCCCGTCCGACGGCGGCGCGGACATCTGCCGGCGCCGCGGCGGATCGTTCTCCAGCACGGCCGAGAACGTCGATTGTGACATCTCGAGCTCGCGCCCGCGCAACGCAGCGGAGGCGAACACGGGCTTCCGATGTTGCGCCGATTGA
- a CDS encoding SUMF1/EgtB/PvdO family nonheme iron enzyme, which yields MPPLFASPIRRAALVVLASALAGCTSAETREKEAAPTAPASASAAPSVAAPAPPPKEPEAPAPKAFAPLPPLPDEDLYPDTLEEQREALFRRMVSMLHVTDEQMATVRAIFQRSPVLGQGNPKVTKHPMTRKACREARNAAGGFEQDEPMCGAPFMAPVYDGLAGEKEADARVCVDRYEFPGIPCEHPVTGPTAKEAAELCEAIGKRLCDAHEWEGACAGAVHAPEQEYSFDRPRKESKDLHNRDRELVWAYGRAKDHSKCATKSRKSKGCTSSGWKRCGTNTFPAGSFPECRSPFGVYDQHGNVAEHMNLPLRPGELTSRGGTGQTEMKGSWFIFSEFEAHPDDCRWRAPDWHATRVTDPNSHGNYHLGFRCCKSIGK from the coding sequence ATGCCTCCCCTCTTTGCCTCCCCGATCCGCCGCGCCGCCCTCGTGGTCCTCGCTTCAGCCCTCGCCGGCTGCACGTCTGCCGAGACCCGCGAGAAGGAAGCCGCTCCGACCGCGCCGGCCTCGGCGTCGGCTGCGCCGAGCGTCGCCGCGCCCGCGCCGCCCCCGAAGGAGCCCGAGGCGCCCGCGCCCAAGGCATTCGCGCCCCTGCCGCCGCTCCCCGACGAGGATCTCTACCCGGACACGCTCGAGGAGCAACGTGAGGCGCTCTTCCGGCGCATGGTCTCCATGCTTCACGTCACGGACGAGCAAATGGCCACCGTTCGCGCCATTTTCCAGCGTTCGCCGGTGCTCGGCCAGGGCAACCCCAAGGTCACGAAACATCCGATGACCCGGAAGGCGTGCCGCGAGGCGCGCAACGCGGCCGGGGGGTTCGAGCAGGACGAACCGATGTGCGGCGCGCCGTTCATGGCGCCTGTTTATGACGGGCTCGCGGGGGAGAAGGAGGCGGACGCGCGGGTCTGCGTCGACCGCTACGAGTTCCCGGGCATCCCGTGCGAGCACCCGGTCACGGGCCCGACGGCGAAGGAGGCGGCCGAGCTCTGCGAGGCGATCGGCAAGCGGCTCTGCGACGCGCACGAATGGGAGGGCGCGTGCGCCGGCGCCGTCCACGCGCCCGAGCAGGAGTATTCGTTCGACAGGCCGCGCAAGGAATCGAAGGACCTGCACAATCGGGATCGCGAGCTCGTCTGGGCCTACGGCCGCGCGAAGGACCATTCGAAGTGCGCCACGAAGAGCCGGAAGAGCAAAGGGTGCACGTCGAGCGGATGGAAGCGCTGCGGGACGAACACGTTCCCGGCCGGATCCTTCCCGGAGTGCAGAAGCCCGTTCGGCGTGTACGATCAACACGGGAACGTGGCGGAGCACATGAACCTACCGCTGCGCCCCGGGGAGCTGACGAGCCGCGGGGGCACAGGTCAGACCGAGATGAAGGGGAGCTGGTTCATCTTCTCGGAGTTCGAGGCGCACCCGGACGATTGCCGGTGGCGCGCGCCCGACTGGCACGCGACCCGGGTGACGGATCCCAACAGCCACGGCAATTACCACCTCGGCTTCCGTTGCTGCAAATCGATCGGGAAATGA
- a CDS encoding SDR family oxidoreductase, protein MRIVITGANRGIGLELARRYLDRGDHVDAAVRNPEAARELAALGRGAGGRLRILTCDVGDDTSVRTFATALGDVAVDVLINNAGILGKWVSLADLDFADVTRTVDTNAVGPLRVTAALLPHLRRSSMRKIVNMSSRMGSIAENTDGGAYAYRMSKAALNMANKSMSLDLRGEGFTVVVLHPDWVKTDMGGPDAPISVEESAAGIVALVDRLTIADTGGFFHFRGHTLPW, encoded by the coding sequence ATGCGAATCGTCATCACTGGAGCGAACCGTGGCATCGGCCTGGAGCTCGCGCGCAGGTATCTCGACCGCGGCGACCACGTGGACGCCGCCGTCCGGAACCCGGAAGCGGCGCGCGAGCTCGCGGCGCTCGGCCGGGGCGCGGGCGGCAGGCTGCGTATCTTGACATGTGACGTAGGTGACGACACAAGCGTACGAACCTTTGCCACGGCGCTCGGTGACGTGGCGGTGGACGTGCTCATCAACAACGCGGGCATCCTCGGGAAGTGGGTTTCGCTCGCGGACCTCGATTTCGCGGACGTGACGCGCACCGTCGACACGAACGCGGTCGGGCCGCTGCGCGTCACGGCGGCGCTCTTGCCACACCTGCGGCGGAGCTCGATGCGCAAGATCGTGAACATGTCGAGCCGCATGGGCTCCATCGCCGAGAACACGGACGGCGGCGCCTACGCCTATCGAATGTCGAAGGCGGCGCTGAACATGGCGAACAAATCGATGTCGCTCGATCTGCGCGGCGAGGGCTTCACCGTGGTGGTCCTCCACCCGGACTGGGTGAAGACGGACATGGGCGGGCCCGATGCGCCGATATCGGTGGAGGAGTCGGCGGCGGGGATCGTCGCGCTCGTCGATCGGCTCACGATCGCCGATACGGGCGGCTTCTTCCATTTCCGCGGCCACACGCTCCCGTGGTGA
- a CDS encoding S1 family peptidase — MSHVAQMLRVAAAEPVEPPLDGPVVRVRARFGKTWAAPGTGFFIADWLSSVVTARHVVGLAGGAAPSEVSVKVLSGGRWIELETVAIAFPSGGVAADDVAVVRVNARCTSALRMATLDAPVAAQIWGYPLGNEAPRPPVVVPARARPADARVLLDRQGRIGMSGGPVVALVGEGPPVAVVGIYLGPGPSGGGRAQALAAPSVLASMEAAMACA; from the coding sequence ATGAGCCACGTGGCGCAGATGCTCCGCGTCGCCGCGGCCGAGCCGGTCGAGCCTCCGCTCGACGGCCCCGTCGTCCGCGTCCGCGCGCGCTTCGGCAAGACCTGGGCGGCGCCGGGGACGGGCTTCTTCATCGCGGACTGGCTCTCCTCGGTCGTCACGGCCCGGCACGTCGTCGGGCTCGCGGGAGGCGCGGCGCCCTCGGAGGTCTCGGTCAAGGTGCTCTCGGGCGGCCGGTGGATCGAGCTCGAGACCGTCGCCATCGCGTTTCCGTCGGGCGGCGTCGCGGCCGACGACGTGGCGGTCGTCCGCGTGAACGCGCGCTGCACGAGCGCGCTGCGCATGGCCACGCTCGACGCGCCCGTCGCCGCGCAGATATGGGGGTATCCCCTGGGAAACGAGGCGCCGCGGCCGCCCGTGGTCGTGCCGGCGCGGGCGAGGCCGGCCGATGCGCGGGTCCTGCTCGATCGTCAGGGCCGCATCGGCATGAGCGGCGGGCCCGTGGTCGCGCTCGTCGGCGAGGGGCCACCCGTGGCGGTGGTCGGCATCTACCTCGGCCCCGGCCCGAGCGGCGGCGGCCGGGCCCAGGCGCTCGCCGCCCCGTCGGTGCTCGCCAGCATGGAAGCCGCGATGGCTTGCGCTTGA